The Halorussus gelatinilyticus genome contains the following window.
CGAGGTCCTCGATTTCGTAGCCGCGGTAGATCAGACGACCCTCGTCGCCATTGATAAAGCTGAGTTCCGATTCTGCGACGACGACGCCCTCCAACCCTTTCTTGACCTCTTCTGACATGCGTTGAACTTCTCGGCAAGACCGGAAAAGGATTATCTTTCCTTTCCGTTTCGAGTTATCCCCATCCAACCCCGCCGACGACGCTCGCCGGGCGACGTTGACCGGCGATGGCGGACGACCGACGTTCGCCGACCGACGCTCGCCGGCCGGTCCCCGACGAACGTTTTTATCGAATGCCGCATAACTGTCGGACATGGACTCCTCGGGCGGTGACGTCGAGTACGAACCCGTCGGCGTCAAGCAGGTGCTGGCGGAGATGAAAGACACCGCGGAACTCCTCATCGACCTCTCGTTTTCGGCGGTCCTCAACGGGAGCGACGACATCGCCGCCGAGGTTCTGGACCTCGAAGCCCGGATGGACGTCCTCCAGATGCGGGCCCGGATGAGCCTCCTGATGGCCGCCAGAACCACCGACGACGCCGAGCAGTTGGCTCCCGTGCTGGGCGTCGTCGGCGCGGCCGAGAAGATAAGCGACGCCGCGGGCGACGTCGCCAAGGTCGTCTTGGAGGACATCGGCCTGCCCGACGCGATGCGGGCCGCGCTCCCCGAGGCGGTCGAGACGCTCGTCCGCGCGGAGGTCGCCGACGACGCGGCCCTCGCGGGCCGCACGCTCGGCGACTCGAACATCGAGACCGAGACCGGCGTCCGGGTCATCGCCATCCACCGCCGCGACGACTGGATTACGAATCCGGACCGCGACACCGAACTCCTCGGCGGCGACACGGTCCTCCTGCGCGGCCCGGACGAAGGTATCGCCGACGTGTACCGGCGCGCGACCGGCGACGCCTACGAACCCCCGGAACCGCCGGAACCCGGCATCGAGGACTTGGAGCGCGCCGTGGACTCCATCGTCCTGATGAAGAACATCAGCGAACTCGCGGTGGACTTGGCCTACGGGAGCGTCCTCTTCGACAGCAAGGACGTGGCCGAGGAGGTGGTCGAACTCGAAGCCGAGGTGGACGCCCTCCAGTCGCGCTTCGAGGCGTGGACGCTCCGGGCGGCCGCCCGCGTCGAGGACCCGGTGTCGCTCCGCGGACTGGTCCACCTCGCCAACGCGACGGAGGTCATCAGCGACGCCGCGGTCGAAATCAGCGAGGGCGTCCTCCGCGGACTGGGCACCCACCCCGTCGTCGAGCAGGCGGTTCAGGAGAGCGACGAGGTCATCGTCCGGCTGACGGTCGCGCCGGGAAGCGAGTTCGACGGCGTGACCTTGGGCGACCGCGAGGTCAAGACCGAGACCGGGATGCGCGTCATCGCGGTCCGACGCTCACAGTCCGGCGAGCGCGACTGGGTGATTCAGCCCGGTCCCGAGACCGAACTCCGCGCCGGCGACGTGTTCCTCGTCAAGGGGACCCGATCGGGTGCCGAGCGACTGGCGGACCTGACCGGTTCGGAGTTCGCGTCGGAGTGAGGACCCTCGGATTCGGACCTCGAACCGACGCGCCTTTTATCCGGCCGTCCTAACCTCCGCCCGTGTCCGAGAGCGTCCCCGAGCGGCCGCGAGCGAACTTCGTGGCCGCGCTGAACGTCCGGCGCAACGCCATCCGCGGGTTCGCGTTCAGTCTGCTGTTCACCGCGGCGGTGCTGGCGGTGTTCGTCGTGCTACCGGGGACGCGACAGCCGACGCCGTACTACGTCGCGTTGGGGTTCGTCCTCTCCACCGCGCTCGGCGCGGTGGCGACGACGGTGCTGACGCTCTTCTCCGCCTATCGACTGGCGAAAGAGACCGACTTGGAGTGAGTATCGAGGGAGTCCGTAGCCCGAACCGAGGACTTCCTCGCTTCGCTCGGTCGTTCTGCTCCGAACACGCCGAGTCCGAAAGCCGGATTTTGTATTCGACGGCTGACAACCGACGCACGTGAACGACGGAGACGTGCTGGCGATGTGCGGCGGCTCGGTTCTCCTCGCCGCATTCGGGTTCGCGGTCGCCGGCTGGGCCGGAATGGGTTCCGTCGGCGCGGTCGTGCTGGTGGTCGGCATCGTCCTCGGTAGCGAAGCCGCCGATTCCGCGGACGACGACCCGCCGACCCGGAACTGCACCGAGTGCGTCGCGGTCGTGGACGGGGAATCGTGCGACTACTGCGGTCGCTCGCTCTCGGAGTGACCCCGACCGTTCGCCGCGCCCGGGACCCGCCGCTCCAGCGACAGCACCCCGACGCCCAGCAGGAGACACATCCCGACCAGCGCGGGCCAGAGCAGCGCCTCGACGCCGTAGTCGAAGAACGCCCCGCCGACGACCGGACCGATGCCGAACCCGAGTCGCTTGGCGACCTCCAGCACCGAGAGCTGTGACCCGCGCTCCTCGACGGTGCCCACGTCGCTCGCCAGCGCGGTAATCAGTGGCGCGTGCAGAATCTCGCCGATGGTCCGGAGGACGAGGAACGCCCCGACAAGACCGACCCCGAGGAGGACGGGCGCGCCGTGCGCGACGACGATGGCGACAAAACTCGCGGCCCAGAACAATGCCGAGAGCGCCAGTCCCCGCGTCCGCCGCCACGACCGGACCCACGACACCATCGGCAACTGGAAGAGAACGATAACTAACGGGTTCAGCACGTAGAGCGTACCCAACTGCTCGCTGCTCAGCCCGAAGGTCAGTTTTGCGAACACCGGGACCGTACTCTGCATCTGGGCGTAGGCCACCGCGAACCCGACGTTCAGTAGCGCGAGCGCGAGAATCGTCGGTTGCGTGACCGCGCGACCCCACTCCCGGAGCGTCGCGGCGAGCGACGCGTCCTCCTCGCCGTCGGTCGCCGACTCGTCGGTCTCGGCGCGTTCGTCGTCTGTGACTCGCGGGAGCGCGACCGCCAGCAGGACCGCGACGCCGCCGCTGGTCGCGCCGTCGGCGACGAAGACGGCGGTGTGGGCGACGCCGTAGAGGAGTCCCCCGACCACGAACCCCGACCCGAACCCGGCGTTGCTGGCGACCTTCAGCAGCGCGTAGGCCTCGTCGCGCTCGGCGTCCGGCGTCAGGTCCGCTATCATCGCCTGACTCGCGGGGGCGAACAGTCCGGCCGCCAGCCCCGCCGCGGTGGCGACCGCGATAAATGCGGGCGCAGTCGTCACGAGCGCGTAGGCCGCCAGCGTCGGCGCCGAGAGCGCCATGCTCGCCACCATCACGGGCTTGCGGCCGTACTGGTCGGCGAGGTAGCCGCCGACGAGCGTCCCGGCCGCGGTCGCCACGCTGTTGGCGAACAGGCCGGTCCCGACGAGCGTGAACGGGATGCCGACCTCGCCGTAGAAGTAGAGCGTGGCGAACGGGTAGACGATGCCCGACCCGAGGACGTTGACGAACCGCGCCGCGGCCACGACGAAGACCGCGCGGTCGAAACCTCGGAGGTCTGACATCGACGAGCGAAACGACATCGACCGGTGGTATTCGCGGTCGGGTGAAAGGGGTTCGGGAAGCGCGGGCGGCCTGCCGGTTCGACCGGGAACTTATGGTCCGCGTCTCGGTACTCCCGACGGAGCGATGGCGGGAATCGAAACACCGTTGACCGACGTACTGGACCTCGACGTGCCGGTCGTGCAGGCACCAATCGGTAGCGCGACCTGTCCCGAACTGGCCGCGAGCGTGGCCGACGCCGGCGGCCTCGGGATGCTCGCGGTCACGTGGCGGAGTCCGGAGCGGACCCGCGAACTCGTCCGCGAGACGCGCCGCTCGACTGACGGGCGGTTCGGAGTGAACGTCGTGGTGGACGACGACGCGAAGTCGGTTCCCACGGCGGACCACGTCGCGGCCTGCCTCGACGAGGGCGTCGAAGTGGTCTCGCTGTCGTTCGGTGACGCCGACGATATCGTGGATCTCGTCCAGGACGAAGGAGGCGTCGTTCTCCAGTCGGTGGGGAGCGCGGACGCCGCGCGCGAGGCCGCCGAGGCCGGCGTCGATGCGGTCGTCGCGCAGGGGTGGGAGGCGGGCGGCCACGTCCAGAGCGAGGTCGCGACCATGCCGCTCGTCCCGAAGGTCGCGGACGCCGTCGACGTACCGGTCGTCGCGGCGGGAGGCATCGCGGACGGCCGCGGAATCGCGGCGGCGCTCGCGCTCGGGGCGGACGGCGCGTGGCTCGGGACCCGATTTCTGGCCACGGAGGAGGCCCGAGCTCACGACCTGTACCGCGAGCGCGTCCTCGACGCCGACGAGACGGACACTTACTTCGGGACGCTCTTCGACGAGGGGTGGCCCGGCGTCCCCCACCGCGTCCTGCGGAACAGCACGCTCGAACGCTGGCAGGACGCGGGCGAGCCGCCGCGAGGAGAGCGGCCCGGCGAGGACGAAGTCGTCGCCGAGACCGCGGACGGCGACTCGATAGCGCGATACGAGGACTCGCTCGCGGTTCCGGAGGTGACGGGTGACGTCGAAGCGATTCCGCTGTACGCCGGCCAGAGCGCCGGACTCACGGAATCGGTACCGTCCGCCGAAACTCTCACCGAGCGACTCGCCGAGGAGACGCGGACGGCGCTGAACCGCACCCGCTCGCTACTCGACGCGAGCGACTCCGGTCCCGAAACGTAGGAGTCCGGCGCGTCGCTCACCGGTACGCGGGCAACTCCTTGCCGAACAGCAGGAAGTAGCCGGTCCCGATCAGTCCGATAACCGTCGCCACGCCGAACGCCAACTGCGGGCCGGCCGGCGACAGACCGTAGAGCCATCCGCCGACGGCCGCGCTCGGGACGACCACCGCGTTGCGCGCGAGGTAGTACGACCCGACGACGCGCCCTCCGGCGTCCTCCTCCGCGGGGCCGACGATGAGCGCCTTGTGGGCCGGCAGGCCGGCGAACCGCAGGCCCGACACCGCGAACAGGAGCGTGACGAGCGTAGTCTCCGAGAAGGCGATTCCGGCGACGGTCAGGCCGCCCTCGGGTGCGTTGACCAGTAGGGCCGGGAAGACCGCGTAGACGACGAACCCGAGCGCGACGACCGGCTTGAGACCGAACCGCTGTGCGACCTTCGAGACGGGAATCATCACGACCAGCGCGACCGCCATCTCGACCGCGAGCAGGACGCCGAAGAAGGCGTCGGGACCGAGGACCCCGACCACGGGCAGGCGGGCGCTGACCTCCAGCACGTTCGTCACCACGAGGACGACGAAGACGTAGACCATCCCGTTCGCAAATCTGACGAGCGTGTCGCCGACCAGCAGCGTTCGGAGGGTCGCGGGCATCTCCCGGAGGTCCGAGACCACCTGCGCGACGCCCTCGAAGGACTTGCCGAACGAGTCCTCGCTGGCGTCGTACAGCAGGCGTTGGGCGACGGTCGCCACGAGTCCGAACCCGGCCGCGACCGCCAGCACGTACCGGAAGCCGACCTCGAACTCGTACATCGCCAGCAGGCCCGCGGCGACGAGCGGGCCGAGCAGGAACGCCGTCCGGCGGAACGTTTCGGTGCTGGCGAACCCGGTCGCCAGTTCCTCTGGCGGGACGCTCTGCTTGACGATGGCGAACGTCGCGCCCAGTCCGAACGACTTCCACGCCTGGGCGAGCAGGAGGCCGACGAAAATCCACGTCCAGCCCGGAATCGGGAAGAAGTCGAACTCGGGCGCGAGGAACCACAGCAGAAAGCCGAGCGTGGAGGTGAGGCCGAAGGCGGTGAGCGCGGTCCGTGAGCCGATTCGGTCCGAGATGGCTCCGCCGGGATACGGGTACACCGCGCCGATGAGGTTGCCCAGACTCCCGTAGAGGCCGATGACGATGCTCCCCGCGCCCAGCACCTCCAGATAGCGGCCCATGTACCGCCCCGTCATCTGGAAGCCGAGACTGAACGCGAACATCGCCAACGAGAGGACCAGCACGTCCCGTTCCAGCGCGAGGAACTGGCGGAACGCCGCGAAGGGGTCGGCCCGCTCCCTGTCGGTCGCCATGTGCGAGGATTGGAGTCGGTCGTCAAAAATTCGGGGGCTCCGTCCGCATTCCAAGGGTTCGGAGACCGGAGTCGAGGGAGGCGCATTCGAATACGATGGTCGTTCGATCGGTTAGGATTAAGTGATATATAAGTAGTTTCAGACACTACGTGTGTGTCAATGAATCCCGAGTTTACCGCCCTCGTCGAACCCGACGGCGTCCGCATCACGGACCCCATCGAGCGCACGCAGTTCGACCTACACGCTCCGTCGGCCGTGTCGCCCGACGTGGCGGAGACGGACTCGTTTTACTTCCCGATAGACACCGCGATTTCCGTCCGGACGGACTCGCTCCGGACCACGAAAGGTCTCGACGTGTACGTCAGGGACGACGCGGGCGGGATGGTCGGGCAGTCCAGCGGCGGGTCCGAACTCGACCTCCCGGCGGACGCGTACAACCTCGAACTCGCCAACACGCAGATGAAGGTGTACCTCGCGGTCGAGAGCGAGGTGGCTATCTCGGGGAGTACCGAAGCCGTCGAACTCTCGTTCGGCGACGAGACCACCGTCGAAGTCGGCGCGCGGTCGCTCCACCAGACGCCGGCGGGGACGATTACGGTTCCCGACGACGTCGGCGCGCTGATGGACGCCGTGTCGCTGCTCGGGTCGGCGCTCAAGACGACGACCTGCGAGCGGTCGTTCCCCACGCTGCGGGGGCATCCGCCGCTGCTCGAACCCGGCGAGGAGTTCCGGGTCGAGGGCGACCTCGACCGGCCCGACACCGGCGTCAAAATCCAGATTCCCGAGGAGCGCGAGGCCGTCTACGCCGTCGCGCCGCTGGCGTTCTACCTCGGCGCGGACGTGGTGCCGGGCGAGGAGCCACGCCTGCTGACCGACGAGTTCGGCCACTCGCTCGACGCGCCCGACGGACTGGAGGCGGCAGTCCGGCGCGTCCTCCAGCAGGTCTTCTTCCTCGACTGCGTGACCCGGACCGAGGGCTACTACGAGGTCGACCTCCGGGAGCGCCGGCGACTCGAACCCGACGTGGACCTCGACTTCGAATCGCTGTACGACGAGCCGCTGGCCGAACAGCTCCGCCAGTACCTCGAAATCCCCTTCGAGGTGGTCGAACCCCACCTCCCGCAGTGGAAGGTCACGATGGACGTGTCCCCGTCCCACGAGAACCTCGCGGT
Protein-coding sequences here:
- a CDS encoding potassium channel family protein; its protein translation is MDSSGGDVEYEPVGVKQVLAEMKDTAELLIDLSFSAVLNGSDDIAAEVLDLEARMDVLQMRARMSLLMAARTTDDAEQLAPVLGVVGAAEKISDAAGDVAKVVLEDIGLPDAMRAALPEAVETLVRAEVADDAALAGRTLGDSNIETETGVRVIAIHRRDDWITNPDRDTELLGGDTVLLRGPDEGIADVYRRATGDAYEPPEPPEPGIEDLERAVDSIVLMKNISELAVDLAYGSVLFDSKDVAEEVVELEAEVDALQSRFEAWTLRAAARVEDPVSLRGLVHLANATEVISDAAVEISEGVLRGLGTHPVVEQAVQESDEVIVRLTVAPGSEFDGVTLGDREVKTETGMRVIAVRRSQSGERDWVIQPGPETELRAGDVFLVKGTRSGAERLADLTGSEFASE
- a CDS encoding DUF7536 family protein — protein: MSESVPERPRANFVAALNVRRNAIRGFAFSLLFTAAVLAVFVVLPGTRQPTPYYVALGFVLSTALGAVATTVLTLFSAYRLAKETDLE
- a CDS encoding MFS transporter — translated: MSDLRGFDRAVFVVAAARFVNVLGSGIVYPFATLYFYGEVGIPFTLVGTGLFANSVATAAGTLVGGYLADQYGRKPVMVASMALSAPTLAAYALVTTAPAFIAVATAAGLAAGLFAPASQAMIADLTPDAERDEAYALLKVASNAGFGSGFVVGGLLYGVAHTAVFVADGATSGGVAVLLAVALPRVTDDERAETDESATDGEEDASLAATLREWGRAVTQPTILALALLNVGFAVAYAQMQSTVPVFAKLTFGLSSEQLGTLYVLNPLVIVLFQLPMVSWVRSWRRTRGLALSALFWAASFVAIVVAHGAPVLLGVGLVGAFLVLRTIGEILHAPLITALASDVGTVEERGSQLSVLEVAKRLGFGIGPVVGGAFFDYGVEALLWPALVGMCLLLGVGVLSLERRVPGAANGRGHSESERPQ
- a CDS encoding NAD(P)H-dependent flavin oxidoreductase, producing MAGIETPLTDVLDLDVPVVQAPIGSATCPELAASVADAGGLGMLAVTWRSPERTRELVRETRRSTDGRFGVNVVVDDDAKSVPTADHVAACLDEGVEVVSLSFGDADDIVDLVQDEGGVVLQSVGSADAAREAAEAGVDAVVAQGWEAGGHVQSEVATMPLVPKVADAVDVPVVAAGGIADGRGIAAALALGADGAWLGTRFLATEEARAHDLYRERVLDADETDTYFGTLFDEGWPGVPHRVLRNSTLERWQDAGEPPRGERPGEDEVVAETADGDSIARYEDSLAVPEVTGDVEAIPLYAGQSAGLTESVPSAETLTERLAEETRTALNRTRSLLDASDSGPET
- a CDS encoding MFS transporter, coding for MATDRERADPFAAFRQFLALERDVLVLSLAMFAFSLGFQMTGRYMGRYLEVLGAGSIVIGLYGSLGNLIGAVYPYPGGAISDRIGSRTALTAFGLTSTLGFLLWFLAPEFDFFPIPGWTWIFVGLLLAQAWKSFGLGATFAIVKQSVPPEELATGFASTETFRRTAFLLGPLVAAGLLAMYEFEVGFRYVLAVAAGFGLVATVAQRLLYDASEDSFGKSFEGVAQVVSDLREMPATLRTLLVGDTLVRFANGMVYVFVVLVVTNVLEVSARLPVVGVLGPDAFFGVLLAVEMAVALVVMIPVSKVAQRFGLKPVVALGFVVYAVFPALLVNAPEGGLTVAGIAFSETTLVTLLFAVSGLRFAGLPAHKALIVGPAEEDAGGRVVGSYYLARNAVVVPSAAVGGWLYGLSPAGPQLAFGVATVIGLIGTGYFLLFGKELPAYR